Sequence from the Lycium ferocissimum isolate CSIRO_LF1 unplaced genomic scaffold, AGI_CSIRO_Lferr_CH_V1 ctg10281, whole genome shotgun sequence genome:
TGTGTGGGGCATTGACTCTATGGGCCCATTTGTGAGTTCTCGTGGTATGCGTTACATCCTTGTTGCAATTGACTATATGTCCAAGTGGGTCGAAGCTGTAGCATTGCCCAACAATGATGGCAAGAGTGTcacaaattttctcaaaaagaaCATATTCACAAGGTTTAGCACTCCTAGAGCAATCATTAGTGATGGTGTCACTCACTTTTACAACAAGCAATTCGCTAATCTCATGGAGAAATATAGAGTGAAGCATAGGGTGGCAACTCCTTACCATCCCCAAACTAGTGGGCAAGTCGAAGTCTCCAATCGGGAGATAAAGAGTATCTTAGCCAAAACggttaatgcaaatagaatCGATAGGTCATTAAAGCTTGACGATGATCTTTGGGCTTATAGAACGACATTCAAGACGCCCATTGGTACTTCTCCTTATCGGTTGGTGTTTAGCAAAGCTTGCCATCTACCGGTTGAACTTGAGCACAAACCGTTGTGggcattaaaaaaattaaacatggATTGGGAAGAAGCAGCCAAGTTGTGGTTGTTTCAAATGaatgaaatggatgagtttCGATACCATGCCTATGAGAGTGCAGCTTTGTATAAGGAAAAGATGAAGCATTATCATGATGTCAAACTGCTGAAGAGATATTTTCAACCGGGTGATTcgtgttatatcctgtattttgaaCATTgagacaatccggattaactatgataagttagagacaaaacctgttacatccggcatttttgcgtattcgaaagtttggaagtaaccttgacttacaaggaataaggttatgtttggaattttttttcttaatatgtgtatgccggttatggaaacttgaatgcggaaataatggagaaggcctaagggcaagattggaattGTGGAAATTAATTCCGGGAATTATAAAACAAGATCTT
This genomic interval carries:
- the LOC132041464 gene encoding uncharacterized protein LOC132041464 — encoded protein: MVKSCDQCQRQGSIGRKHEMPMNFMMEVELFDVWGIDSMGPFVSSRGMRYILVAIDYMSKWVEAVALPNNDGKSVTNFLKKNIFTRFSTPRAIISDGVTHFYNKQFANLMEKYRVKHRVATPYHPQTSGQVEVSNREIKSILAKTVNANRIDRSLKLDDDLWAYRTTFKTPIGTSPYRLVFSKACHLPVELEHKPLWALKKLNMDWEEAAKLWLFQMNEMDEFRYHAYESAALYKEKMKHYHDVKLLKRYFQPGDSCYILYFEH